The Papilio machaon chromosome 17, ilPapMach1.1, whole genome shotgun sequence genome segment ACATGCAGACATTCACATAATAACATTCCTCAATCTATGTATGTGTGTATAGCTTACCTCTGAGTTAGATTCATTTTCAGAACTATAATAATCTATTCTTCCATGATAATAAGAAGTACTTGGTGAATTTTCATCTGCCACATTTCCATTCTTATTAGAAACATTGGAGCTTTTTATGTTATCTGGATTAGTTTCATTGTCATTATGATTTTCGCAAGATTTAGacttaggtttttttttcctatgaACTTTTCTggaataattaagaaatttaaattaatgctttatttttttacaatttaagtatggatttaatatctattatttttaacagtgcTTGCCTGTAATGATCAGGAGGCGGTATCATATGCACTTCTCCcgatgaattatattttaaacatttaacgcAAACCTGGAAATAAACCAGcttgttaaaataacatttacctAGAGTAGTTGATTAATTTCCTTACCTTTTTTTCTGCgttcaattgttttacaaaaattttattatccaAACATCTTACACAATAACTAAAACCGCAACTGGGACAGCGTTCCTggaaaattatcattaaaatggaaaagtaaaaaataaaacaaacgcaCATTTGAATcggtttattaattactcaCTTCGACTCGAAAAAGACAAAACGGTTcataacaataattacaagCCATTTCTTCGAAACTTTAAGCGAAAGTATAgttaatattctttaaaaatccCGATTATAGTAAGAATTTAATAGTGATGGTTAACTCGAGTTGGGCGTAACTCGAATCCACTAGAGTTGAATTATCTCTAACTCGAGTTTGAAAACCGAATGGAACCGTCATATAGCGAAGTTTGCCGATCATTTGAGTGAGACTATATTCATTTCGTTCACTGATATTCATTCTACTTTAacaatactttttatgttttatttaacttcaattgaaaaaaatatatgttatttttgttaaaacttataagaagtttatttaagttttttttaataagatttttattaacaactaaTTGTTCAAAAGAACATTTACTTGCTTGTACATCCAGTTAACTCAAGTTCAACCCGAGTTACGTAGATTTTAACTCGGGTTAACTCgagttttgtttttaccaAGTTGGCACATCactagaatttaataaatatattgaggaagagaaagaaaaaaacgcGGGAAACCTTCGAATTTGGCGGGCGCGGTTTTTGattgaaatttttgtaaaattgtaattttgggGTAATAAGTGATCAGAATAGTTAAAACTTgtctttatttgtaatttttatccttatttacatttttcttttactttctcCGAGTCGGggtaagtattttatatttctatgaaCGAGCCACCGGACCCTGGGGGTACGGCGCCCCCAGCGGGGGCATATGTTACGATCTCAAATGAATCCGGAATGGATTCTGACTGTTCCCTTATCTCAAAAAGAAAACTGAAGCGCAGCCAtctatacaaaatatgtaaaagttgcaacaaaaaaaaacgtaaaagtaACTCGGAACCAGGAAGAAATACCGATTGTCACTGTAGCGAACAATTTTCTGAAATCCCAATGGATATACCAGCTCCTTGTCAAATCCCTAATGTTCCTTCTTTAACTGAAGATCACTCTTTACCCGGACCTTCTAATATTTCTTCTAAAGACCCCACACAAATTGGTAGGGCTACTTATGATGCTAATGACCACGGCCCGTATATAGTTCACGTCCAGAAAATTCAATCCGCAGATGACGACGGTGTAACTTTACATCCAGTTGTATTtggtagatatttaaaaaagaatcttgtacaaaatatagtaaatgGAAGCTTAAAGCGTATTGggagaaataaaatgacaatttcTTTTAACCATTATACAGATGCTAACAACTTTCTCTCTTCGAACAGCTTAGCTATGAACAAAATGAAGGCGTTTATCCCAACATTTA includes the following:
- the LOC106721589 gene encoding uncharacterized protein LOC106721589, giving the protein MACNYCYEPFCLFRVEERCPSCGFSYCVRCLDNKIFVKQLNAEKKVCVKCLKYNSSGEVHMIPPPDHYRKVHRKKKPKSKSCENHNDNETNPDNIKSSNVSNKNGNVADENSPSTSYYHGRIDYYSSENESNSEKSGDEDNSDDLSEESEDEINDEDIEKEKSLIFDLKDTHPHLYDGTRHVKKETKSTDEILRDAIRQLHEGFHDMGEKLEAYRKKPPKCTLCSTKALVNCKGCESTFCMRCFDMHSDEVCVEYETLELHVN